From Gemmatimonas sp. UBA7669, a single genomic window includes:
- a CDS encoding ATP-binding protein: MSTLRDRLRTQLADCKMPGALEAVDDILRRIDAGELSAGPAMEALLGSHIALRNQRRLQTAMRCARLPSVKTLDDFDFTFQPSVKRDQLESLHTLQFLERKENVVFLGPPGVGKTHCKYSGS; the protein is encoded by the coding sequence ATGAGCACGCTGCGTGACCGGCTGCGCACCCAGCTGGCCGACTGCAAAATGCCGGGCGCGCTCGAAGCGGTCGATGACATTCTGCGGCGGATTGATGCGGGCGAGCTGAGCGCCGGCCCGGCGATGGAGGCGCTGCTGGGGAGCCACATCGCGCTGCGGAATCAACGGCGGCTGCAAACGGCCATGCGCTGTGCGCGCCTCCCGAGTGTCAAAACGCTCGACGACTTTGACTTCACGTTTCAGCCGTCGGTGAAACGCGATCAGCTCGAGAGTTTGCACACGCTGCAGTTTCTTGAGCGCAAAGAAAACGTGGTCTTCCTCGGGCCGCCCGGCGTCGGCAAAACGCACTGTAAGTATTCGGGAAGC